The Desulfococcus multivorans DNA window GATGCTCAGGACCGAATCCGAAGAGCTGAATCGCACGCTGGATGACATTCGGAACAGAATGGAAGCCCTCGAAAGATCAGGTGCGGAAAGCGAATAGCAGCACCAATACCAGACAGCGGGCAGGGGGTCAAGCCCTGCCCGCTTGCGTTTTCAGCCCTTCCCACCGCCGCCAATTAATGAATCGTATCGTCTTCCCAAGGGGCAATCTATTGAGAATACGTTCATCTGCGTCATCACCGATAAACACCGTCTGATGGGGCATCATGTCAAGGCGATTGAATTTGGTCAGAATCATGCCTTCGACCCCGCCGGTAAAACAGCCGTTCCGGTCTGCGATCATCCTGTTGGCATGAACGACAATGGCGGCCGGCGAAACGCCGATCTCATCAAAGCACTTTCGAACATCGGATCTGTCAAGAAATTGTTGGACAACCTCCCGGGAAGAGCCCTGGGAATAGACGTGAACTTCAGGATGCGACCTGAATGAACACAAAATGGCGCGAAGAATCGTCATCACTGATGGATTCAGATGGAGCGTATGGGCCGATCCCGGGGTCGAAGGCATCGGCGCGCCGTGGACCAGGGCGGCCAGTGACTCGACTTCAACCCCCTTGAATGCGCCGAAGGTCGCCCGGACGGCCCAGGGAGCCCATGCAGCCCCCCGGGAGAGCATCAGCGCCGCCGTGCCTCGCACGGCACTTTTCACCATGAACGCCAATCTGCGTGTCAGCGTCCAGTTGGAAAAGCGCAGGAGGAACAGAACCCATACGATCGGGACATGCTCTAAAATGAGGGTTCCGTCGAAATCGAGAGCAATGCATGACCGGCCGGAGACGGCGTCAAAGCCATGCTCACCAGGGGGCGTCGAACCTTTGCTGATACAGCGGCAACCCATATATTCCAGACGGCTGAGAACACCCCGCTCCCGCCGAATTCCCGGCGGGGCGGTGTATGTCTCGTTCGCTTTCCCGGCCAAGGACGGCTTCGGCCTAACCGTTTCTCTTCTCGAAGGTTTTCATGAAATCCACCAGCGCCGAAACGGCGTCGATCCCCGTGGCGTTGTATATGGATGCCCGGCATCCGCCCACGGAGCGATGGCCCTTGAGGCCGCCGAAGCCGGCCTGAGTGGCCTCCTGAATGAATTTCTGCTCCAACGCCTCGGAGGGCAGGCGGAAGGTCACGTTCATGCGTGAACGGCTGTCGGTGTCGGCGGTTCCCCGGTAAAATTCACTCCGATCCATGAAATCATAGAGCATCCCGGCCTTTTTCTCATTGATGGCGGCCATCTTGTCAAGGCCCCCCACGGTCTCCTCCAGCCATTTCATGACCAGTTGGAGCGTGTAGACGGCGAAACAGGGCGGCGTGTTGAACATGCTGTTCTTTTCACTGAAGGTGGTGTATTTGAGCATGGTCGGCAGATTCTGGGGAACCCGCGCCAGCATGTCTTCCCGGATGATCACCATACATACGCCTGCCGGTCCGATGTTCTTTTGAGCGCCGGCGTAAATCACCCCAAAGGGGTTGGGATCGAAGGGACGGCTCATCATGTCCGAGGACATATCGGCCATGATCGGCACGCTGCCGGTCTCGGGGAATTCGGCCCACTGGGTGCCCTTGATGGTGTTGTTGGAGGTAATGTGGACATAAGCCGCATCCGGGTTGAAGGGAATGTTTTTGGGGATGTATGCAAAGTCCCGATCCTCGGAGGAGGCCACCACGTTGACGGTTTTTCCCTGAATTTTGACTTCCTTGATGGCCTTGGTGGACCATGTTCCGGTATTGACGTAATCGGCCGCCTTGCCCTCAGGAAGGAGGTTCATGGGAATCATGCAGAACTGCAAACTGGCACCGCCCTGCAGAAAAAGGACATGGAACCGGTCATCCAGCTTCAGGAGGCGTCGCGTGCGGGCAATGGCGTCCTCGATAACGGCATCAAACCACTTGGAACGGTGACTGATCTCGGTGATAGACATGCCGGACCCCGCAAAATTGAGAAAATTTTCCTGAATTTCCTCAAGGACGGGCAGGGGAAGGGCCGCAGGGCCGGCATTGAAATTGTAAATTCGGTGTTCCTTCATAAGCGCCTCCGATCATAATTGAATATTGTGTGAGAAACTCACCTGTGGTAATTAGAAACTTTTCTTTTTTCAAAAGGCTATCGACTTGTCAAGATGATAACGGCAATAAAGACTGAAAAAGGCAGGACCCATGGAGATATACACTTACCCATCCAATGCGGCGACAGGCCGTCTGAAAGCAATTGCCGGGCGGGGCGTCGCATTCGATGAAGCGCTGTTCGAAAACGTCAAGACCATTTTAAAAGATGTTGCCTCGCGCGGAGACGCGGCTTTGGTGGACTACGCCAACCGGTTCGACGCCCCCGACTTGACGGCGGCGGACCTGGAGGTGACACCCGCGGAGTTCTCAGCGGCGGAAAGCGTCGTGGAGGGTTCCTTCATGGCGGCCATGGAGC harbors:
- a CDS encoding haloacid dehalogenase-like hydrolase, with translation MAGKANETYTAPPGIRRERGVLSRLEYMGCRCISKGSTPPGEHGFDAVSGRSCIALDFDGTLILEHVPIVWVLFLLRFSNWTLTRRLAFMVKSAVRGTAALMLSRGAAWAPWAVRATFGAFKGVEVESLAALVHGAPMPSTPGSAHTLHLNPSVMTILRAILCSFRSHPEVHVYSQGSSREVVQQFLDRSDVRKCFDEIGVSPAAIVVHANRMIADRNGCFTGGVEGMILTKFNRLDMMPHQTVFIGDDADERILNRLPLGKTIRFINWRRWEGLKTQAGRA
- the serC gene encoding 3-phosphoserine/phosphohydroxythreonine transaminase, whose translation is MKEHRIYNFNAGPAALPLPVLEEIQENFLNFAGSGMSITEISHRSKWFDAVIEDAIARTRRLLKLDDRFHVLFLQGGASLQFCMIPMNLLPEGKAADYVNTGTWSTKAIKEVKIQGKTVNVVASSEDRDFAYIPKNIPFNPDAAYVHITSNNTIKGTQWAEFPETGSVPIMADMSSDMMSRPFDPNPFGVIYAGAQKNIGPAGVCMVIIREDMLARVPQNLPTMLKYTTFSEKNSMFNTPPCFAVYTLQLVMKWLEETVGGLDKMAAINEKKAGMLYDFMDRSEFYRGTADTDSRSRMNVTFRLPSEALEQKFIQEATQAGFGGLKGHRSVGGCRASIYNATGIDAVSALVDFMKTFEKRNG